In Pangasianodon hypophthalmus isolate fPanHyp1 chromosome 3, fPanHyp1.pri, whole genome shotgun sequence, a single genomic region encodes these proteins:
- the LOC113541463 gene encoding eukaryotic translation initiation factor 5: MSVNVNRNVSDQFYRYKMPRLIAKVEGKGNGIKTVIVNMVDVAKALNRPPTYPTKFFGCELGAQTQFDTKNDRYIVNGSHEANKLQDMLDGFIRKFVLCPECDNPETDLHVNPKKQTIGNSCKACGYRGMLDTRHKLCTFILKNPPESDSGSVKKEKEKKNRKKDKENGSGSGDAGNHNDIDAPEAVDGNEDDEDWAEETTEEAQRRRMEEISDHAKNLTLSDDLEKTLEDRVNMFYNFVKQKKENGAIDSADKEILAEAERLDVRAMGPLILSELLFNENIRDQIKKYKRHFLRFCHNDKKAQKYLLGGFECVVKLHQTQLLPRVPIILKDLYDADLLEEDVILTWAEKVSKKYVSKELAKEIHAKAAPFVKWLKEAEEESEGSEEEEEEDDENVEVVYSSSARELKVETVQPEKTEEEDDLDIDAI, encoded by the exons ATGTCTGTTAACGTCAACCGCAATGTGTCGGACCAGTTCTACCGCTACAAAATGCCCCGTCTGATTGCCAAG GTGGAGGGCAAAGGGAATGGAATCAAGACAGTCATTGTCAACATGGTTGATGTTGCAAAGGCACTGAATCGGCCTCCAACAT ATCCAACCAAGTTTTTTGGCTGTGAGCTTGGGGCGCAGACCCAGTTTGACACAAAGAACGACCGCTACATAGTGAACGGCTCCCATGAGGCCAATAAACTACAGGACATGCTGGATGGATTCATACGCAAGTTTGTGCTGTGCCCTGAGTGTGATAATCCTGAGACTGACTTA CATGTCAATCCAAAGAAACAAACTATTGGGAATTCTTGTAAGGCTTGTGGGTACCGGGGTATGCTAGACACTCGCCACAAACTGTGCACGTTCATCCTTAAAAATCCACCAG AGAGTGATAGTGGGTCTgtgaagaaagagaaggagaagaagaaccGAAAGAAGGACAAGGAAAATGGCTCAGGCAGTGGTGATGCTGGGAACCATAATGACATTGATGCGCCGGAAGCTGTG GATGGtaatgaagatgatgaggaCTGGGCAGAGGAGACCACTGAGGAGGCCCAGCGTCGACGGATGGAGGAGATCAGTGACCATGCTAAAAACCTGACACTCTCAGATGATCTGGAGAAGACCCTGGAGGATAGAGTCaacatgttttataattttgtcaAA caaaagaaagaaaatggtgcAATAGACTCTGCAGACAAGGAGATTCTGGCTGAGGCAGAGCGTCTGGATGTGAGGGCCATGGGGCCACTTATCCTGAGTGAACTGCTCTTTAATGAAAACATCAGAGACCAGATCAAGAAATACAAACGCCACTTTCTACGT TTCTGCCATAATGATAAGAAGGCTCAGAAATATCTGCTGGGTGGCTTTGAGTGTGTGGTGAAGCTGCATCAAACTCAGCTGCTGCCCAGAGTTCCAATCATACTAAAGGATCTGTATGATGCTGACCTGTTGGAGGAGGACGTCATCCTCACGTGGGCTGAAAAG GTGTCCAAGAAATATGTCTCTAAAGAGCTGGCAAAGGAGATCCATGCTAAGGCTGCTCCTTTTGTCAAATGGCTGAAGGAGGCAGAGGAAGAGAGTGAGGGAagtgaagaggaagaggaggaagatgatgagAATGTAGAG GTTGTATACTCTTCCTCTGCCCGTGAGCTGAAAGTGGAGACCGTTCAGCCAGAGAAAactgaggaggaggatgacCTTGACATTGATGCCATTTAA